A region from the Gavia stellata isolate bGavSte3 chromosome 2, bGavSte3.hap2, whole genome shotgun sequence genome encodes:
- the TP53BP2 gene encoding apoptosis-stimulating of p53 protein 2 has product MLDILQRFGMQRSEVRFFLRHERSPCREAGTGQRSQDPALKRNGVKVPGDRRIENGVSAPRMDMTLAELQEMASRQQQQIEAQQQMLANKEQRLKFLKQQDQRQQQQAAEQEKLKRLKEIAENQEAKLKKVRALKGHVEQKRLSNGKLVEEIEQMNSLFQQKQRELVLAVSKVEELTRQLEMLKNGRIDGYHDNQSAVAELDRLYKELQLRNKLNQEQNAKLQQQRECLNKRNSEVAVMDKRVNELRERLWKKKAALQQKENVPVSSDGSLPQPVASAPSRVAAVGPYIQSSTMPRIASRPELLVKPAFSDGTQALQVPDGPLKTQTLPNMRAGSSSQAKAPAGSVVPSAKPSQSATDWSSSNADNHISQGSALTSGKGIVTSEGQAEGETFLRDKEKKVRPFSMFDSVDQSAGLGTLRKNQSSEDLLREAQTANKNVTKVPPPVPTKPKQINLPYFGQASHLQPSDTKLDGNLQKLPLPIVTMGNKQKPVAQQPSHPSQQIQQRISVPSAGPPSSQDQILPSSKQESPPAAAVRPFTPQPSKETSLPPFRKPQTVAASSIYSMYTQQQTPGKNFQQAVQSALTRAQTRGPHFPSMYGKPVMAGAGVQNQLPQTENVYSNLQGKPGSPEPEMETTASAHENHETERIPRPLSPTKLLPFLSNPYRNQSDADLEALRKKLSNAPRPLKKRSSITEPEGPNGPNIQKLLYQRTTLAAMETISAPSHPSKQTASAASPESPAEIPNPYLSAESEKETAASMPEPAIAEEAENTPADQSEAVLPPVALDTVPEGVSDGDEVTQLKMEEPSLEASLPLEVYMEEYPPYPPPPYPSGEPESLGEDSFNMRPPEVTGQFSLPPGKRTNLRKTGSERIGHGMRVKFNPLALLLDSSLEGEFDLVQRIIYEVEDPSMPNDEGITALHNAVCAGHTEIVKFLVQFGVNVNAADSDGWTPLHCAASCNNVQVCKFLVESGAAVFAMTYSDMQTAADKCEEMEEGYTQCSQFLYGVQEKMGIMNKGVIYGLWDYEAQNDDELSMKEGDCMTILRREDEDEIEWWWARLNDKEGYVPRNLLGLYPRIKPRQRSLA; this is encoded by the exons ATGCTGGATATTTTGCAGCGCTTTGGGATGCAGCGAAGTGAGGTTCGTTTCTTTCTTCGGCATGAACGCTCTCCGTGCCGGGAAGCAG GGACTGGACAAAGGTCTCAAGATCCagccttaaaaagaaatggtgtGAAGGTGCCTGGTGATCGAAGAATAGAGAATGGA GTCAGTGCTCCAAGGATGGATATGACACTGGCTGAACTTCAGGAAATGGCATCACGCCAGCAGCAACAAATTGAGGCTCAACAGCAAATGCTGGCTAATAAG GAACAGCGTCTGAAGTTCCTGAAACAGCAAGATCAGCGACAGCAACAGCAAGCTGCTGAACAGGAAAAACTAAAGCGATTAAAGGAAATTGCTGAAAATCAGGAAGCCAAGCTTAAGAAAGTGAGAGCACTGAAAGGCCATGTGGAGCAAAAGAGACTCAGCAATGGGAAATTAG TGGAGGAGATTGAACAGATGAACAGCCTGTTCCAGCAAAAGCAGCGCGAGCTGGTGCTGGCGGTGTCAAAGGTAGAGGAACTCACCAGGCAACTGGAGATGCTGAAGAACGGCCGAATTGATGGTTACCATGACAACCAGTCGGCTGTAGCTGAGCTGGACCGCCTGTACAAGGAGCTGCAG TTGAGGAACAAACTGAACCAGGAGCAGAATGCCAAGCTGCAGCAACAGAGGGAGTGTTTGAACAAACGCAACTCGGAGGTGGCAGTCATGGATAAGCGTGTTAATGAGCTGCGAGAGCGCctgtggaagaaaaaggcagctCTGCAACAGAAAGAGAATGTACCA gttTCTTCAGATGGTAGTTTACCCCAGCCAGTGGCTTCTGCTCCAAGTCGAGTGGCAGCAGTAGGTCCTTATATCCAGTCCTCTACTATGCCACGTATTGCTTCCAGACCTGAACTTTTGGTGAAACCAGCATTTTCAGATGGCACACAAGCTTTGCAGGTACCTGATGGTCCACTAAAAACACAAACTCTGCCCAACATGAGAGCTGGGAGCAGTTCACAAGCTAAAGCTCCTGCAG GTTCTGTGGTCCCCAGTGCAAAACCTTCCCAATCTGCCACTGACTGGAGTAGTTCAAATGCAGACAATCATATTAGTCAAGGATCAGCCTTGACTTCAGGAAAAGGAATTGTGACTAGTGAAGGACAAG CTGAAGGAGAAACGTTTTTACgagacaaagagaagaaagtgcGTCCGTTCTCGATGTTTGATTCTGTGGACCAGTCTGCTGGGCTTGGCACGCTGAGAAAGAACCAGAGCAGCGAAGATCTCCTGCGAGAAGCACAG ACAGCCAATAAAAACGTAACGAAGGTACCACCGCCTGTCCCCACTAAACCAAAACAGATAAACTTGCCTTACTTTGGTCAAGCCAGTCATCTGCAGCCTTCTGATACTAAGCTGGATGGAAACCTGCAGAAGCTGCCTTTGCCTATTGTAACTATGgggaacaaacaaaaaccagtgGCACAGCAACCTTCCCATCCTTCTCAGCAGATACAGCAAAGAATTTCTGTACCTTCTGCAGGTCCTCCCTCTAGCCAGGACCAAATTCTTCCCTCCTCCAAACAGGAGagtcccccagcagcagccgtGAGACCTTTTACCCCTCAGCCGTCCAAAGAGACTTCACTCCCACCATTTCGAAAGCCTCAAACTGTGGCTGCAAGTTCAATTTATAGCATGTACACGCAACAGCAGACTCCTGGGAAGAACTTCCAGCAGGCAGTGCAGAGTGCTTTGACAAGGGCACAGACCAGAGGACCGCACTTCCCAAGCA TGTATGGCAAGCCTGTGATGGCAGGAGCTGGTGTACAGAACCAGCTGCCGCAGACAGAGAACGTCTACTCGAACCTCCAAGGCAAGCCAGGCAGTCCAGAGCCTGAGATGGAAACAACAGCCTCCGCTCATGAGAATCATGAAACAGAGCGAATACCACGTCCCCTTAGCCCCACCAAATTGCTGCCTTTCTTATCCAATCCATACCGCAACCAGAGTGACGCTGATCTGGAAGCACTACGGAAAAAGCTGTCCAATGCACCCAGACCACTGAAGAAACGTAGCTCCATTACTGAGCCAGAAGGACCTAATGGCCCCAATATTCAGAAGCTATTGTATCAGAGGACCACTCTGGCTGCAATGGAGACCATCTCAGCTCCATCACATCCCTCCAAACAGACGGCATCAgctgccagtcctgaaagccCAGCAGAAATCCCAAATCCATATCTAAGTGCAGAATcggaaaaagaaacagctgcttCTATGCCAGAACCGGCCATTGCTGAGGAAGCAGAAAACACACCAGCAGATCAGAGTGAAGCTGTTCTTCCCCCCGTAGCTTTGGACACTGTACCTGAGGGAGTATCAGATGGTGATGAAGTCACGCAACTGAAAATGGAAGAACCAAGCCTAGAAGCTTCGCTGCCACTGGAGGTATACATGGAAGAATATCCTCCATACCCACCACCTCCCTACCCATCAGGGGAACCAGAGAGTTTGGGAGAGGACTCATTTAATATGAGGCCTCCTGAAGTTACTGGACAGTTTTCCTTGCCTCCT GGGAAGAGGACGAACTTGCGTAAAACTGGCTCTGAGAGAATTGGGCATGGAATGAGAGTGAAATTCAATCCCCTCGCGTTGCTTCTGGATTCATCTTTGGAGGGAGAGTTTGACCTCGTGCAGAGAATAATTTACGAG GTTGAAGATCCTAGCATGCCCAACGATGAAGGGATTACTGCACTGCACAACGCCGTGTGTGCCGGACACACGGAAATTGTCAAGTTCCTGGTGCAATTTGGTGTGAACGTGAACGCTGCAGATAGTGATGGATG GACCCCATTACACTGTGCAGCATCTTGCAATAATGTGCAGGTGTGCAAGTTCCTGGTGGAGTCAGGTGCAGCTGTATTTGCTATGACCTACAGTGACATGCAGACGGCTGCGGACAAGTGTGAGGAAATGGAAGAAGGCTACACACAGTGCTCCCAGTTCTTGTACG